One genomic segment of Desulforamulus reducens MI-1 includes these proteins:
- a CDS encoding lactate utilization protein — protein sequence MTVHQWHKDTNGEKVVQALKKNQFNAVYFPNKEEAEKYILDFISPGAQVGFGGSMTLTEGMGLVEKVKMKGAEALVHGTPQLSAEEKLEIMRKQQICDVFLASTNAVTLDGFLVNIDGVGNRVAAMTFGPKKVIIVIGTNKICKDVDAAFNRLETIVAPKNNKRLNYENPCTVNGSCVNCQTSTRVCRIYSVMKRKPMLSDMTVVVIGEDLGY from the coding sequence ATGACGGTTCATCAATGGCATAAAGACACCAACGGAGAGAAAGTAGTACAGGCTCTAAAAAAGAATCAATTTAATGCGGTGTATTTTCCCAATAAAGAGGAAGCTGAGAAATATATTTTAGATTTTATTTCTCCCGGTGCCCAGGTAGGATTTGGTGGCTCCATGACATTGACCGAGGGAATGGGACTGGTGGAAAAAGTAAAGATGAAGGGTGCAGAAGCTTTAGTGCACGGAACCCCTCAACTGTCTGCCGAAGAAAAATTAGAGATCATGCGCAAACAGCAAATATGTGATGTTTTTTTAGCCAGTACCAATGCTGTTACTTTGGATGGTTTCCTGGTTAATATTGACGGGGTTGGCAACAGGGTGGCTGCTATGACCTTTGGTCCCAAAAAAGTCATCATTGTTATAGGCACAAACAAAATCTGTAAGGACGTAGATGCCGCATTCAACCGTCTGGAAACCATTGTAGCACCTAAAAACAACAAAAGACTTAATTATGAAAACCCTTGCACGGTAAATGGAAGTTGTGTAAACTGCCAGACAAGTACCAGAGTTTGCCGAATATACTCTGTAATGAAAAGGAAACCGATGCTGTCTGATATGACGGTGGTCGTCATTGGGGAAGATTTGGGATACTAG
- a CDS encoding sigma-70 family RNA polymerase sigma factor translates to MHLRFIKKVKAEVSLYDPIGVDKEGNEISLIDILGTDPEVVADTVESTFEKNRLLEKITKLTTREKRVLEMRFGLGTTARKTQREIARTLGISRSYVSRIEKRALNKLTKEFIAEGCQ, encoded by the coding sequence ATGCATCTGCGTTTTATAAAGAAAGTTAAGGCAGAGGTTTCATTGTATGACCCCATTGGTGTGGATAAAGAGGGAAATGAGATAAGTTTAATTGATATTCTGGGAACAGATCCAGAAGTTGTGGCAGATACAGTTGAATCAACCTTTGAAAAAAACAGACTCTTAGAAAAGATAACAAAACTAACCACCCGTGAAAAGAGAGTTTTAGAAATGCGTTTTGGTTTAGGGACAACGGCAAGAAAAACCCAGCGGGAAATTGCCCGCACTCTGGGGATTTCCCGTTCCTATGTTTCGCGTATTGAAAAAAGGGCATTAAATAAATTGACCAAGGAATTCATTGCAGAAGGCTGCCAATAG
- a CDS encoding ribonuclease HII: MFSDDPQTSIEKMLRKACPFRGFAECLLEDCMSWSGSDCQMFSVNPMDGGISNGTAINPPVAIKTTGKKNKSKETFDEFITRVSKKRYAGIDEVGVSSIAGPMVAAVVVLPHDHNIPGIPRDSKEMTLKSIEEISSLIFEKADFWHIASISPKEIDDIGPELAREKLWMECANKVRSVFPKIRIIVDGKDKIPGFTKQNAVSKGDSIFSGVSAAAIVAKQYCDNEMRILHNYYPQYNFSKNKGYPVYEHYVAIKNYGICPSHRINMTQNVLDNPPEKPEANLSFKELGVIIKEISELLSVDRSLARDEFEYPFMRRQYSNVILQGKLPSPKEQYHILRCARDIKDRAAKKFSSKF, translated from the coding sequence ATGTTTTCTGATGACCCACAGACTAGTATCGAAAAAATGTTGAGAAAAGCTTGTCCATTTAGAGGTTTTGCCGAATGTTTGCTAGAAGACTGTATGTCTTGGTCAGGATCTGACTGCCAGATGTTCTCTGTTAACCCCATGGATGGCGGTATTAGCAATGGCACTGCAATCAATCCTCCTGTGGCCATCAAAACAACTGGTAAAAAAAATAAGTCTAAAGAAACATTTGATGAATTTATAACGCGGGTTAGTAAAAAAAGATATGCGGGGATAGATGAAGTTGGCGTAAGCAGTATTGCAGGCCCTATGGTTGCGGCTGTTGTGGTTTTACCTCATGACCATAATATACCAGGCATCCCAAGGGATAGCAAAGAAATGACTTTGAAAAGCATTGAAGAGATTTCGTCCTTAATATTTGAAAAAGCTGATTTTTGGCATATTGCATCTATTTCCCCAAAGGAAATAGACGATATCGGACCGGAATTAGCAAGGGAAAAGTTATGGATGGAATGTGCAAACAAAGTTAGATCTGTTTTCCCTAAAATCCGTATTATTGTTGATGGCAAAGATAAAATTCCTGGCTTCACTAAGCAAAATGCTGTTTCCAAAGGCGACTCTATATTTTCGGGAGTTTCTGCAGCTGCTATAGTAGCCAAACAATATTGTGATAATGAAATGAGAATACTTCACAATTACTATCCTCAATATAATTTTTCAAAAAACAAGGGTTATCCAGTATATGAACATTATGTTGCTATAAAAAATTACGGAATATGCCCATCACATAGAATAAATATGACACAAAATGTACTAGACAATCCCCCTGAGAAACCAGAGGCCAACCTTTCTTTCAAAGAACTAGGGGTTATTATTAAAGAAATATCAGAATTACTTAGTGTGGATAGGTCTTTAGCAAGAGATGAATTTGAATATCCATTTATGAGAAGACAATATAGCAATGTAATCCTTCAAGGAAAATTACCTTCACCTAAGGAACAATATCATATCTTACGCTGTGCAAGGGATATCAAGGATCGAGCTGCTAAAAAATTCAGCTCTAAATTTTAA
- a CDS encoding accessory gene regulator B family protein, translating to MSLSRNFVNYLITQKKIEDQEQQEILFFGAEVFFSLLTGIFITLLVGYFLNLHTIVFYMLLASMFVRKIAGGAHSKDSMNCLIITVMVYNLFAYFSLLTFPYINNHQRILVLFVFCCGMLIVYKKAPLELPQKPFGNQQKRLLRFWSFVVLILITFFLCLSLYYKVFLLEGYAVCLILLWQLFMLTNMGANLMGMLDRILFLIRG from the coding sequence ATGTCACTCAGTAGGAATTTTGTTAATTATTTAATAACACAAAAAAAAATTGAAGACCAGGAGCAACAAGAGATATTATTCTTTGGTGCAGAAGTTTTTTTTAGTTTACTAACGGGCATATTCATTACCTTATTAGTGGGTTATTTTTTGAATTTACATACAATTGTATTTTATATGCTTTTAGCTTCCATGTTTGTTCGTAAAATAGCAGGGGGAGCCCATAGCAAAGATTCTATGAACTGTTTAATTATAACTGTTATGGTTTATAACCTGTTTGCCTATTTCTCGCTTTTAACATTTCCCTATATAAATAACCATCAAAGAATATTAGTGTTATTTGTTTTCTGTTGCGGGATGTTAATAGTTTATAAAAAAGCTCCATTAGAATTACCACAAAAGCCCTTTGGAAATCAACAAAAAAGGTTATTAAGGTTTTGGTCGTTTGTTGTCTTGATACTTATTACGTTTTTCTTATGTTTATCCTTGTACTATAAAGTTTTTCTTTTGGAAGGCTATGCTGTATGCCTTATATTGTTATGGCAATTATTTATGTTAACTAATATGGGAGCTAACTTAATGGGCATGCTAGATAGAATATTATTTTTGATTAGGGGGTGA
- a CDS encoding dicarboxylate/amino acid:cation symporter: protein MKKVGLLTRLIIGLIFGILVGYVSKEFLQFDALVRLLATFNGIFGGFLSYVIPLIIIGFVAPGIAELGKGAGRLLGITTLFAYVSTVIAGTFAFLVGTGLLPKIVTAVGGHASNPEEALVKGFFQVDMPPIMGVMTALITAFLFGLGMASIKNKSLYQVTKDFQEIIEKVIQSVIIPLLPIHIAGIFANMTYAGEVAKIMKIFGSVFAIVILCHLIMLVFQYVIAGTTTGKNPFTALKNMVPAYLTAIGTQSSAATIPVTLRCAKKNGISDGVADFAIPLCATIHLSGSTITLTMCAMAVMMMGGIDPSFGMMFPFVLMLGVTMVAAPGVPGGAVMAALGLLQSMLGFNEAQLGLMIALYLTQDSFGTACNVTGDGAIALLSNKFAKGSGTVATGVEVA, encoded by the coding sequence ATGAAGAAAGTAGGACTCTTAACCAGATTAATTATTGGACTTATTTTTGGTATTTTAGTTGGTTATGTTTCTAAAGAATTCTTACAATTTGATGCCTTGGTTCGTTTGCTGGCAACTTTTAACGGTATCTTTGGCGGATTCTTATCCTATGTTATTCCTCTTATCATTATTGGTTTTGTGGCCCCCGGTATTGCTGAACTGGGTAAAGGGGCTGGCAGACTTCTTGGTATCACTACCCTGTTTGCCTATGTATCCACTGTCATTGCCGGTACCTTTGCTTTCCTTGTCGGCACGGGCCTACTTCCCAAGATTGTAACCGCGGTAGGTGGACATGCTTCTAACCCTGAAGAAGCGCTGGTGAAAGGCTTTTTCCAAGTAGATATGCCTCCTATAATGGGTGTAATGACTGCATTAATCACTGCTTTCCTGTTTGGTCTCGGTATGGCTTCCATTAAAAATAAATCTCTGTACCAAGTAACGAAGGATTTCCAGGAGATTATTGAGAAAGTTATCCAAAGCGTCATTATTCCTTTACTTCCCATCCACATTGCCGGTATTTTTGCCAACATGACCTATGCCGGTGAAGTGGCAAAGATCATGAAAATCTTTGGTTCTGTATTTGCCATTGTAATATTATGTCACCTGATTATGCTTGTATTCCAGTACGTCATTGCCGGAACCACAACTGGCAAGAATCCCTTTACTGCTTTGAAAAATATGGTTCCTGCTTATCTGACAGCCATTGGTACGCAGTCCTCCGCTGCTACCATCCCGGTAACCCTGCGCTGTGCTAAAAAGAATGGTATTTCCGATGGAGTAGCAGATTTCGCAATACCCCTATGCGCCACCATCCATTTATCTGGTAGTACTATCACCTTGACCATGTGTGCAATGGCTGTTATGATGATGGGCGGTATTGATCCCAGCTTCGGTATGATGTTTCCCTTTGTTTTGATGCTTGGTGTCACTATGGTTGCGGCTCCCGGTGTCCCCGGTGGTGCTGTCATGGCAGCCCTTGGGTTACTCCAATCTATGTTGGGTTTCAACGAAGCACAACTGGGCCTTATGATTGCACTTTACCTAACTCAGGACAGCTTTGGTACTGCCTGCAACGTAACCGGCGATGGAGCTATCGCCTTGCTGTCTAACAAATTTGCTAAGGGCTCAGGTACCGTTGCAACTGGAGTTGAGGTCGCTTAA
- a CDS encoding cyclic lactone autoinducer peptide, producing MRIFKSLLLSLATVVFTLAAFMNAASACLIVHYQPELPNSLRKK from the coding sequence ATGAGAATATTTAAATCTTTGTTGCTTAGTCTTGCCACTGTGGTTTTCACCTTAGCTGCTTTTATGAATGCTGCCTCAGCTTGTTTGATAGTACATTACCAACCAGAGCTGCCTAACTCACTTAGGAAAAAATAA
- a CDS encoding ImmA/IrrE family metallo-endopeptidase — MKILTIDEVMIYGMPTSRRPTQIRAEYAKEQALIFLREMGVDNPPVPVKQLIKKLGKLFLFDSKMNPEFAEDKGFSCTSETGYNIYINRDLPSGMDNFTYGHEMAHIVLNHHLEFDVEYLTDKELWILDREADIFSANLLMQESWFRSSIKFPLTVPEIGRLKNLYDVSWDALSNRFDELGIYAKEGINNLFTEWKRKKEISCNFTTINIHSVDGISYDNEMIIESFHYKSTEEITIERCFNMSEPFLFPEIDENMRFLKCPACGNSVFSPCASFCKKCGHYLYNICTNVQSDPRELNNLCGDKNVPDALYCEYCGCITAIGQYIQRLENERKRQIEPEDTEDEVLLGNYHTRF, encoded by the coding sequence TTGAAGATACTGACGATTGATGAGGTGATGATCTACGGGATGCCGACATCGAGACGACCCACCCAAATAAGGGCTGAGTATGCAAAGGAACAAGCTCTTATATTTTTAAGAGAAATGGGTGTTGACAATCCTCCTGTACCAGTTAAGCAGTTAATTAAAAAACTTGGTAAGTTATTCCTTTTTGATAGTAAAATGAATCCGGAGTTTGCAGAAGATAAGGGTTTTTCTTGCACCTCAGAAACCGGTTATAATATCTACATAAACCGGGATCTTCCTAGTGGGATGGATAACTTTACCTATGGCCATGAAATGGCTCACATTGTATTAAATCATCATTTAGAATTTGATGTAGAATATTTAACCGATAAAGAGTTATGGATATTAGACAGGGAAGCGGATATTTTTTCAGCAAATTTACTTATGCAAGAAAGCTGGTTTCGTTCAAGTATAAAATTCCCCTTAACGGTACCGGAAATTGGAAGATTGAAAAACTTGTATGATGTATCGTGGGATGCCTTGAGTAATCGTTTTGACGAACTAGGTATTTATGCTAAAGAGGGGATAAATAATCTTTTTACTGAATGGAAAAGAAAGAAAGAAATTTCCTGCAATTTTACAACCATAAACATTCATTCGGTAGATGGTATTTCATACGATAATGAAATGATTATTGAAAGCTTTCACTACAAGTCAACTGAGGAGATAACGATAGAGAGGTGTTTTAATATGTCAGAACCTTTTCTATTTCCTGAAATTGATGAAAATATGAGGTTTCTTAAATGTCCCGCCTGTGGAAATAGTGTATTTTCACCTTGTGCGAGCTTTTGTAAAAAATGTGGACACTATTTATATAATATTTGTACTAACGTACAAAGTGACCCAAGGGAATTAAATAATTTGTGCGGGGATAAAAACGTCCCCGATGCCCTATATTGCGAATACTGTGGGTGTATTACGGCTATTGGGCAATACATACAAAGGTTAGAAAACGAAAGAAAAAGACAAATCGAACCTGAAGATACTGAAGATGAAGTTCTTCTGGGAAATTACCACACAAGATTTTAG
- a CDS encoding recombinase family protein, with protein sequence MKAAIYSRKSKFTGKGESIENQIQLCKEYAFNHFSINENDVLIYEDEGFSGGTTDRPQFQLMLKDAKNKKFSTLICYRLDRLSRSVVDFSSTMEELQQYNISFVSIREQFDTSTPMGRAMMYIASVFAQLERETAAERIRDNMLQLAKTGRWLGGITPTGFESEPVVYIDPAGKERKMYRLSPIAEEFEMVKLIFDKYLELKSLTKLEQFCIMNNFKSKNDVDFKRYSLRFMLSNPVYAIADKEMYNFLLENSYEVYCDENEFTGEFGVMAYNKTQQDKKNPSCRYRDVSEWIVAVGAHKGIIPSATWIKAQKLLLQNKSKSYRKVRNSSCLLSGLLKCRNCGSYMRPKVSRPNKDGEITYYYMCEMKERSKRTRCDVKNVQGNNLDKAVVQEIKKLSMSDSELYTTIQNDKFTIQAAQNTVENEIALIDGKIKANEQAINNLVTSLSQGQNSTASKYIITQIEELDKQTAELKGRLLKLKEVEENNQSKEQNLDVMKSILSAFSKNIDTVDIDAKRMFIKSIVENIVWDGENVEMNLFGANSEKKQLPPTETI encoded by the coding sequence TTGAAAGCAGCTATCTATTCAAGAAAAAGTAAATTCACCGGCAAGGGTGAATCGATAGAAAACCAAATCCAGTTGTGTAAGGAATACGCTTTTAATCATTTTAGTATTAACGAAAATGATGTACTTATCTATGAGGATGAGGGCTTTTCGGGGGGGACTACGGACAGGCCCCAGTTTCAATTGATGCTTAAAGATGCAAAAAACAAGAAGTTTAGCACACTTATTTGTTACCGCCTGGACCGTCTCAGCAGAAGTGTGGTTGATTTTTCTTCAACTATGGAAGAGTTACAGCAATATAACATAAGTTTTGTATCGATACGTGAGCAGTTTGACACTAGTACCCCCATGGGAAGGGCTATGATGTATATAGCCAGTGTATTCGCCCAGTTGGAGCGAGAAACGGCAGCAGAGCGTATCCGTGACAATATGTTACAGCTTGCAAAGACCGGTCGTTGGCTAGGTGGTATAACTCCTACTGGTTTCGAGAGTGAACCTGTTGTCTACATAGACCCAGCTGGAAAAGAAAGAAAAATGTATAGACTCTCCCCAATCGCTGAAGAATTTGAAATGGTAAAATTGATATTTGATAAGTATTTAGAACTTAAATCCCTTACAAAACTTGAACAATTTTGCATTATGAATAACTTTAAAAGCAAGAACGATGTGGATTTTAAAAGGTACTCCCTCCGGTTCATGTTGTCCAATCCTGTTTATGCCATAGCAGATAAAGAAATGTATAACTTTCTTCTTGAAAACAGCTATGAGGTTTACTGCGATGAGAACGAATTTACCGGTGAATTTGGAGTTATGGCATACAATAAGACCCAACAAGATAAGAAAAACCCTTCTTGTAGGTATAGAGACGTTTCTGAGTGGATCGTAGCCGTAGGTGCCCATAAGGGCATCATACCGAGCGCTACTTGGATAAAGGCACAAAAATTACTCCTGCAAAATAAGTCAAAATCATATAGAAAGGTTAGAAACTCTTCTTGTTTACTTTCGGGACTACTTAAGTGTAGAAACTGCGGAAGCTATATGAGGCCAAAGGTTAGTAGGCCAAATAAAGATGGGGAAATTACATATTACTACATGTGTGAAATGAAAGAGCGTAGTAAAAGAACCCGGTGCGATGTAAAGAACGTCCAAGGAAATAATCTTGATAAAGCAGTCGTCCAGGAAATAAAAAAATTATCCATGTCTGACTCTGAACTGTACACTACCATTCAGAATGATAAATTTACAATTCAAGCAGCTCAAAACACCGTCGAAAATGAAATTGCTCTAATTGATGGGAAAATCAAAGCCAATGAGCAAGCCATAAATAACCTGGTTACTTCCCTATCCCAAGGACAAAACTCTACTGCAAGCAAGTACATCATCACCCAAATTGAAGAATTAGATAAACAGACCGCTGAATTAAAAGGAAGATTGTTAAAACTAAAAGAGGTCGAGGAAAATAACCAATCGAAAGAGCAAAACCTAGATGTGATGAAAAGCATCCTCTCGGCTTTCAGTAAAAACATAGATACCGTAGATATCGATGCTAAACGAATGTTTATCAAAAGCATAGTAGAGAATATCGTCTGGGACGGCGAAAATGTTGAAATGAACCTATTTGGAGCCAATTCAGAAAAAAAGCAATTGCCGCCAACGGAAACAATTTAA
- a CDS encoding diguanylate cyclase gives MIVRFNVISRGSFFLSLFVFILIALYHDDYLKTILIIPVAFASFTRSKEFGCIIAILSGVLLCAGDLYKHGYNFPNRNLESDIVFTGVMFICAWLIGGIAGIERDTRNILVNLANKDGLSEIYNHRYFHVTFKKAIEEAKSSNSPLSLLIMDIDYFKYYNDAFGHLAGDNILKDIGQILKQKVEYPGIAARYGGDEFCVLLPGYDSNVAIIIAQKLKDSIDQYFADNEQFKQLPTGKFSITLGLASYPEHTQKGDDLLELADQALYKAKKTSKNKVEIYFNVLDSLKGTCDPSEREALNSTKTLLSIINAKDRYTYAHSERVLDYATKLAKKCGLSDQEVRLVQYGAYLHDIGKIEIDVNILSKTENLTEQDWETMKQHSYWGSEIIRPIKSLEKVRPYILHHHENFDGTGYPMGIKGNDIPLGAKIIRIVDSYDAMTTDRPYKKGMSYIDACSEIMNLAGKQYDPELSKLFVLLVESDPEGFHTFSTFER, from the coding sequence GTGATTGTGCGTTTTAATGTTATTTCTAGAGGTTCCTTTTTTCTTTCTCTTTTTGTATTTATATTAATTGCATTGTATCACGATGACTACCTAAAGACTATTTTAATTATACCCGTAGCATTTGCCTCTTTTACAAGAAGTAAAGAATTTGGGTGTATTATTGCAATACTTAGTGGAGTATTGTTATGTGCTGGGGATTTATACAAACATGGTTATAATTTTCCAAACAGAAATCTAGAATCAGATATTGTCTTTACCGGCGTCATGTTTATCTGTGCATGGCTTATCGGTGGCATAGCAGGTATTGAACGGGATACAAGGAATATCCTGGTGAATTTAGCCAATAAGGATGGTTTGTCTGAGATTTATAATCACAGGTATTTTCATGTGACCTTTAAAAAAGCAATAGAAGAAGCAAAGAGTTCCAATAGTCCTCTAAGTCTTTTGATTATGGATATAGATTATTTCAAGTATTATAATGATGCCTTCGGCCATCTGGCGGGGGATAATATTTTAAAGGATATCGGCCAAATTCTAAAACAAAAGGTTGAATATCCCGGAATTGCCGCACGCTATGGAGGCGATGAATTTTGTGTTTTATTACCGGGATATGATTCAAATGTTGCCATAATTATTGCCCAAAAATTAAAGGATAGTATTGATCAATATTTTGCGGACAATGAACAGTTTAAACAACTACCCACTGGCAAGTTTAGCATTACCCTGGGACTGGCCAGCTATCCAGAACATACACAAAAGGGAGACGACCTGTTGGAACTGGCTGATCAGGCACTCTACAAAGCGAAAAAAACCAGCAAAAATAAAGTAGAAATATATTTTAACGTTCTTGATTCTTTAAAGGGAACCTGTGACCCTTCAGAAAGGGAGGCTCTTAATTCTACCAAGACGCTGCTTAGCATTATCAATGCTAAGGATCGTTATACCTATGCTCACTCTGAAAGGGTTTTAGATTATGCAACGAAGCTAGCGAAGAAATGTGGCCTCAGCGATCAGGAGGTTCGTTTAGTGCAATATGGTGCCTACTTGCATGATATCGGCAAGATTGAAATTGATGTAAATATTTTGAGCAAAACAGAAAATCTTACTGAACAGGATTGGGAAACCATGAAACAGCATTCCTATTGGGGTAGTGAAATTATCCGGCCCATTAAATCCTTGGAAAAAGTAAGGCCTTATATTCTACACCACCATGAAAACTTTGATGGCACTGGCTATCCAATGGGGATCAAAGGCAACGATATTCCACTGGGTGCAAAAATTATCCGAATTGTAGACAGTTATGACGCTATGACCACAGACAGGCCCTATAAGAAAGGAATGTCTTATATAGATGCCTGCAGCGAAATCATGAACTTGGCTGGCAAACAGTATGATCCAGAACTGAGCAAGCTATTTGTCCTTCTGGTAGAGTCTGACCCAGAAGGTTTTCATACATTCTCTACTTTTGAACGATAG